One window of the Pseudomonas sp. S04 genome contains the following:
- a CDS encoding substrate-binding periplasmic protein gives MLAAILAFSSSHVLADEWQVLTHSTGLEVSRTSGSLRGVPHSGKRAFYLELVRALLSELGEPMEITEVPLARGLALVQQNEGIAFFNVSRTADRESTVNWVGPISSETDRLYESAEHPTGINTLSDARHLPVCVLNHNVDDAALVSQGFTAIIRSNSYSGCFKMLQAGRVLLVASSIWGLQHKLAEAKVSASALRLTPVTILTSDGYIALSKSTPGSEVARWQRALDQIKQSGKYDDILSLYAD, from the coding sequence ATGTTGGCCGCGATTCTGGCTTTCAGCTCATCCCATGTCCTGGCCGATGAGTGGCAGGTATTGACGCACAGTACCGGCCTTGAGGTGTCCCGTACGAGCGGGAGCCTGCGCGGCGTGCCACATAGTGGGAAGCGCGCCTTCTACCTAGAGCTGGTACGAGCGTTGTTGTCAGAGCTCGGCGAGCCTATGGAGATTACCGAAGTGCCACTGGCTCGAGGCCTGGCGCTGGTACAACAAAACGAAGGCATTGCCTTTTTCAATGTAAGCCGAACGGCGGACAGGGAATCGACCGTCAATTGGGTAGGGCCGATTTCCAGCGAAACGGATCGGCTATATGAAAGCGCCGAACATCCAACCGGAATCAATACGCTATCTGATGCTCGCCATTTACCCGTCTGTGTGCTGAACCACAACGTGGATGATGCTGCCCTTGTGAGCCAAGGTTTTACTGCCATCATCCGTAGCAATAGCTATTCGGGTTGCTTCAAAATGCTGCAAGCGGGCAGAGTGCTGCTTGTAGCTTCATCGATATGGGGCTTACAACATAAGCTGGCCGAAGCCAAGGTCTCTGCCTCTGCATTGCGTCTAACGCCGGTGACGATCCTCACCTCCGATGGATACATAGCACTGTCCAAAAGCACACCTGGTTCGGAAGTGGCTCGATGGCAACGGGCCCTCGACCAGATCAAACAGAGCGGCAAATATGACGACATATTGAGTCTATATGCGGATTGA
- a CDS encoding helix-turn-helix domain-containing protein has translation MDMAETQHLQRFADFLRFWRGVFGLSQEQLAEMVGTSTRHVSRLENGISKPSEVLTDHIADALKLGRRDRSHLRIAAGYATNEIAQDFHSPDLKWLRSAMLRTLQTLDPYPSTLTDGAGNILMVNKAWVGFYQDKVDTERLRQTVNLYDFLFNDGSDGALSEEWQDALSLVIMAFKQHVMLNGSDQEDQTLKRILGYPNVPADWKIRASRLEPRASFKVKIQHQGRVRGFYSVSQMVGALGPAAYMTEPRLSINTLYPEDAALSLEKLLLTPLEHPLLFY, from the coding sequence ATGGACATGGCCGAGACACAACACTTACAGCGCTTTGCTGACTTTCTCAGGTTCTGGCGCGGAGTCTTCGGGCTGAGCCAGGAGCAACTGGCCGAAATGGTCGGCACCTCGACTCGACATGTCAGTCGCCTGGAAAACGGGATAAGCAAGCCAAGTGAGGTGCTGACCGACCACATCGCGGACGCGCTAAAGCTTGGCCGCAGGGATCGCAGCCATCTGCGCATTGCTGCGGGCTACGCGACCAATGAAATAGCGCAGGACTTTCACAGCCCGGATCTCAAATGGTTAAGGTCTGCAATGCTCAGAACATTGCAGACACTGGATCCGTATCCATCCACCCTGACTGATGGCGCGGGCAATATCCTGATGGTCAACAAGGCCTGGGTAGGCTTCTATCAGGACAAAGTCGATACCGAGCGGCTCAGGCAAACCGTCAACTTGTATGACTTTCTGTTCAACGACGGCAGCGATGGCGCGCTGAGCGAGGAATGGCAAGACGCATTGTCGTTGGTGATCATGGCGTTCAAACAGCATGTCATGCTCAACGGCAGCGATCAGGAAGATCAGACCCTGAAGCGTATTCTTGGCTACCCCAACGTTCCAGCTGACTGGAAAATACGCGCCTCCAGGCTCGAGCCCAGAGCCAGCTTCAAAGTCAAAATTCAGCATCAGGGCAGGGTCAGGGGCTTCTACAGTGTCAGCCAGATGGTTGGCGCACTTGGCCCGGCGGCGTACATGACCGAACCCAGGCTCAGTATCAACACCCTCTATCCCGAAGATGCCGCACTGAGCCTTGAAAAGCTGCTGCTTACCCCCCTGGAACATCCCCTGCTGTTCTACTGA